A genomic region of Platichthys flesus chromosome 4, fPlaFle2.1, whole genome shotgun sequence contains the following coding sequences:
- the LOC133951442 gene encoding inner ear-specific collagen: protein MLASPVHLLLMVASLPIVMMMPETISPETWSPPPGPGRLFNLSGDNLTEPPAGSPEAFCQMLLQSTDPVSPEDIPWFCLCTHCQSTQGPKGDRGDRGLPGSPGSPGRRGWTGFRGPPGFVGRSGIKGQKGDEGEKGQHGPQGLVGHKGDQGYKGDKGDQGLAGHPGDHGPKGDDGVCPDTCESSDGPQGPPGLPGPAGTRGLPGTPGVLGPKGNKGDVGDLGPLGAPGLMGDKGDLGPPGECNCTDGEDGSPGHKGEMGNKGEKGAGGTEGKIGLQGNQGDPGQIGMRGPPGPCMPNIQSAFSAGLVSSYPPPNTPVVFSHIIYNVYDNYNPLTGIFTAPVNGTYVFSYHLTVHERVLKVGLFHEFRVVIITTDPKILGTTSHSVVIHLAAWERVWLQVKDETTNGMFAGSETSSTFSGFLLHPDTCEEGFLRDFMPPSQVNEPYLWKEMSETSTASPPTTPAGGGSD from the exons ATGCTGGCCTCTCCGGTCCACCTTCTGTTGATGGTGGCGTCCCTCCCCATCGTCATGATGATGCCTGAGACCATCTCCCCAGAAACCTGGAGCCCCCCCCCAGGCCCAGGACGCCTCTTTAACCTCAGTGGAGACAACCTGACGGAGCCGCCCGCCGGATCCCCGGAGGCCTTCTGTCAGATGTTGCTGCAGTCCACCGACCCGGTGTCCCCAGAGGATATCCCTTGGTTCTGTCTCTGCACACACTGCCAGAGCACCCAGGGGCCCAAAGGAGACAGAGGGGACCGGGGTCTTCCAG GGAGTCCTGGTAGTCCTGGAAGACGAGGCTGGACCGGGTTCAGAGGTCCTCCGGGCTTCGTGGGCAGATCTGGGatcaaag GACAAAAAGGAGACGAGGGTGAGAAGGGACAACATGGACCCCAAGGACTAGTAGGACACAAAGGGGACCAAGGTTACAAAG gTGACAAAGGTGATCAAGGTCTGGCAGGTCACCCAGGGGATCATGGTCCTAAAGGAGATGATGGAGTCTGTCCAGATACCTGTGAGTCAAGTGATGGCCCACAAGGACCCCCAGGTCTACCTGGCCCTGCAGGAACCCGAGGTCTGCCTGGTACTCCAGGGGTGCTGGGGCCCAAAGGCAATAAGGGTGATGTGGGCGATCTGGGTCCCCTTGGTGCCCCTGGACTTATGGGTGATAAGGGGGATTTAGGGCCCCCGGGGGAGTGTAACTGTACCGACGGAGAAGATGGGAGTCCAGGTCATAAAGGGGAAATGGGAAACAAGGGGGAAAAAGGAGCTGGGGGGACTGAGGGGAAAATTGGGCTGCAGGGGAACCAGGGAGATCCAGGGCAGATTGGCATGAGGGGTCCTCCTGGTCCATGCATGCCCAATATCCAGTCAGCCTTCTCTGCCGGGCTGGTGTCCAGTTACCCCCCACCCAACACCCCTGTGGTCTTCTCCCACATTATCTACAATGTCTATGACAATTACAACCCCTTGACTGGTATCTTCACCGCCCCCGTTAACGGCACCTACGTCTTCAGCTACCACCTCACTGTCCACGAACGGGTCCTGAAAGTGGGACTCTTTCATGAATTCAGAGTGGTTATTATAACCACTGACCCGAAAATTTTAGGGACAACGTCGCACTCAGTCGTGATTCACCTGGCCGCTTGGGAAAGGGTGTGGCTTCAGGTGAAGGATGAGACCACTAATGGCATGTTCGCCGGTTCTGAGACCAGCAGCACCTTCTCAGGCTTCTTACTCCACCCAGATACATGTGAAGAGGGTTTTCTGAGAGACTTCATGCCACCGTCTCAAGTGAATGAACCATACCTCTGGAAAGAAATGTCTGAGACCAGCACCGCCAGTCCCCCCACTACACCTGCTGGTGGAGGATCCGACTAA